The DNA sequence ATGTGCATTTGTGTAAACGTTGCTTGCTTGgaaaactgcacagcaaaattcagacgtgcaaatttcaaaagatgggtgtgttttggtCCCCATAtggtttctgaaagtgcaaatttgataatttcgGCTTGAAATGCCGACAGAATCAAATCTATCCCCCAGATCTAGTTCACCctagtatatgaatttttgtacttggcactgcaaaatttggagaagtgtcagTTTCGAAGGACGGTtgcgtttcagtttgcatattgttctggaaagtgcaaattcagtagatttgcctttaacggtgaaccaaattgaatttctccctcacccttttgagttctccatccctgctctaaaagcTTCAGAACAGACAAATGTTTAACAGGAAAAGCTTCTCTCATCTTGACATCCCTGGGCTGGAAAATAATTTTGGCTGTGATTTTGATCTGATGATAACCAGAGTGCTTCTGAATGGGATGCAATTCTACTTAATTAGTGCATTAGGAGAGTATAATGATGCAGATGCAGGAAAAATGTGTGGTTTCTTCTTGACAACAAGGCATTCTTCATAAGCACTGGCAAACCTGCTGCATTTGGGAGCAGTTTACTGTAATTATAATTTGCTGTAGAACTGGCCTATCTGGGTCAATAGCCTTTGGATGCATAACCTTCCTACACTTTTAAAGAAGCACTTTATTAATAGGtagaataaaataaagtaaaataaaacacaattaagtcttttaaaaatgcatttgacAATGAGCTAAATGTATAAGGCTGTTGCTTTAGGGGTTAGTTCCCTGGGAAGGGTGAGTGACGGTTCaaccgctctgggaattgtagctttgtgatggGAATAatgattctcagcacccttaagaaattaTAGTTCCCTAAATGCTTTGGGAGAGGgactccatgactgttaaagtgatataatactgttttaaatgtatagtgcagatgtagcTTTTATCTCGTCCTCTGTTAACCTACTCCACCCATCAATATTATGAGTAATTGCCCCATTTAATTCCCCACAATTCTTCCATTATGAATGTGCCTTTCCTTTAGGGACTAGTAAGTTAATTTCTCCTTTATTGGCTAACTAGCATCAGCCTCTATAAACCAAGAGATCTGTACCTGATCCTGAGTGGATAAATCCACTCCCAACTCTGCCTGCATCTGTTCTAGGCAAGAAGGTGGCCATAGAGCCCGGAGAACCcagttcattgctccacccacatttcgctctagccctgcccacctgtgGCATGTGTGGCACCTGGGctattgcccacaagggaatgtggcctccagacgcttccccacccctggttttgaATCAGTGGCTGAACAATCAGAACAGGAAACAGAATCTATGATGCACGTTAAGCTTTATTAGGAAATGAACAGTATGAAGACAAGCCACGTAAGGAGAGGGCAGTCTTGAGGAAGTGAGACACACAGAGGCAGGCAGGACCTTTTGCACATGATATTCAGTCCTGATGTACTGGGGAAAAGAGAGTCCCCTTGCATAGTTAGAGAAGAATGTGGAAAAGCATATAATTGTCCAGAGAAAGTTccaaggggtgggtgggtagaggAAGGGACATATGACAGAGATCTGCCTTTTTCCTCCACAAGTATAGAAAGGCATTCCTAAGTATGAAGCCGGCAGCAGAATCTGTCCTGGGGGGTCTGGCAATTTCTCGATAGTCCCGGTCTTCTCACATCAGCTATCTTTGTTTAGCAAGGGTAGCACTTTGATGACGGGCCATGTCCTCGGTTGCCGCCCTTGTAGCCTCCGCCAATGTAACCTCCAGAAGAACCTCCTCCACAGCCATAACCGGAACCAGAAGACCCGTAGCCATAACCAGAAGACCCATAGCCATAACCAGAAGACCCAGAGCCATAACCACCACTAGCGCATGGGCTGTAGCCCCCCACATACACTGGATCACAGCTTGCAGAGAGGATGGGCCCAGGAATGGTCAGCACAAAGGGAGGGGGCTGGACCACCACTTCCGATGGTGGAACCTGACTGATGCAGCCAACGCTGGCCCCGGGGATGATGCCGAGGCTGCTGGAGGAAACAGCACCACCAGAGATGCCACCTCCATAGCCACCTCCATAGCCACCTCCATAGCCACCTCCATAGCCACCTCCATAGCCACCTCCATAGCCACCACCAGATCCAAACCCACCAGACCCGAGACCAATTGAAGggctggaacaagggatggagcAAATTGGTGTTTGACAAGACATGTCTGTGTGGTGGATGCTGTCTGTGGAGGAATAGGAAAGATAAATATTAAGGAAATGCAAAATCTGGGTTTTCATGAACTGTGAGTGATTTGGTGTGTGGAGGGGGTGAAGCACATAAGGAACATGCCATGCAGATAtctagggggttggactcaatggtcccataaaatgaaaatggactgccttcaagtcgatcccaacttatggtgaccctatgaatagggatttcatggtaagcagtattcaggggtgtgtgttaccattgcctccctaggTCGGTTCCAAatccactattctatgatcctatgatccAGGGCTTCTCTGCTTTAATGTTCAGATGAAGAACATAGGGAAGGATGAGCAGATCTGTTGCTGGCCATCTTGaaactcttttttttctttcccttgaaAGCTCTCTTATGCTTCATTCAGAACATTAGACCAAGCCATTCCTTGTTGGGCACTAGTGAGTGTCAAAGCCCAAATATATCGCACTGGTACTAAGGGAGGGCTGGATCCACGTGAAGTTAGTTGTGCTTTCCTCTCATTGAAATCGATGGGGCAAGTCATTCATGGCCAGTTTTCAGTCCCACTGATTCCAGTGGGTCTGAAGCAGGGTCAGGTGgccatctgtggccctccagatgttgtaggactccaactcccatcagccccagatagcatggccaaaggtgaggaagttgtagtccagcaacttttgAAGGGTCactggctccccatccctggacaGAAGCCTGACTCACTTAGTCTGGAAACTCTAACCCACTAGGGTGCCAATTATAGTTACTGGATGTTTCAGTGTCCTCATCATCTACTGAAGCTAAGCTGAAGTGTGAGAAACTGGACCTAATTTCATCTTTTGTGCTCTCCATCCCTCTCCATCCCTCCTCACTCTTCCGCTGTGTCATTTAGATGGTGAGCCTAAAAGCAAGGCCTATCTTATTACTGATccttgtacataagaacataagtagagccttctggaacaggccagtggcccatctagtccagcctcctgttctcactgcctcctgttcacacagtggccaaccagatgcccctgggaagccagcAAGAAGGTCTTGAGAGccagagcactcttccctcctgctgtttccatatCACCTCTGACTACGAAGGtagagcacagccgtcatggctagtacccactgatagccttctcccccatgaatatgtctaatcctcttttaaagccatccaagttggtggccctcactgcctcttgtggtggcaaagtccatagtttaactatgcactgtgtgaagaagtcctttattttgtctgtccctgGATCTTCCTACATTCACCTTCATCAGATGTCCACAGTTTCTCGTGTtatgagaaggggagggggaaaaaagctgttctctatccactttctccatgtcatgcttaattgtatacacttctatcaggtcGCCTAtaatttgccttttctctaaactaaagagccccaaatgctgcaactttttctCATAGGGGTGTTGCTCCATCCCcgtgatcattccggttgccctttTCTCACCCTTTTTCCTCTACAATATTCTTGTTGAGGTGAAgctaccagaactgtacacagtatcccaagtgtaagatgtttttaaagccttttttggatgaacataagaagagccttgagaCCAAAGGTCTGTCAAGACCAGCATTCTGCTCtcaacagtgaccaaccagatgactatgggaagccctGAAGCAGGATCTGATTGCAATAGCAACTCTGGGAGACCCCCAGCAAGAGTATTTGGGGGTATACAGCTTCTGACAGcaaagacagaacatagccatcatggctactagccactggtAGTCTTtcctctccatgaatttgcctgttccccatttaaagccatccatagttggtggccatcacctgtGTTAAATTTTCAATCAAAAACTTTTCTTTCATGAATGTTGATGTTgctatataaataagtaaataataaaaggGTTGCCCATCAAGACAAATGGAAGGGCCACTTCTGTAGATCAGCATCTTGCCTTCCAGCCAGGGCATGAGTATATGCAATTCTTACTTCCCTACACTTCCTTGGGAGTGGTAAGCCAAGGACCTGGGCTGTATCATCAATAGTCAGAGCCACAAGAGACTGCTATACACCCACTCACATGTCCCGAGGTAAACTGTAAATTCTGCCTGTTGAAACCTAGAAGCATCAGGAGAAGTGCCATAGCTCATTCatagagcatctgtttggcatgcagaaggtcccatcttCAACCTCCCATgtcatctccacatagggctagGAAAAGCTTCCCtgcctggagacccactgccagtctgtgcagacaatactgagctagatggaccaaggatcgtcatgaggcagcttcctaagttggGAGCCAGTATTCCAGACTTTATGTAcaacaaacaaagaaaatgaagaaaTAGATCTCGAGTCTTACCTGGTTCTCTCGGGAGAAAGAAATCAAGAGAAGCTTGACTTGGATGCAGAGAGAAAAGGAGCAGTATGAAGTGTTCTGGGCTCCTGAGTCCCCTTTTATACACCTTCTTTGGACAGTGAGTTGGAAAAGAGAGACACCCATCTTTGCCTAAGGATTTAATTAGTCCCTGGCTGATATGAGCAATTGAGAACCATCAGTCCAAATTGCTTTGTTGTCTTCTGCATTTTAGGCCTTTGTCAGCCATTTAAGAACCACACATTCCACCTCTGAATTTGTTATCTATTCTATCTTTCATAAAATTGCCCTGGATTTAATTGAGGTCCCATCAAGGATTACCAACAGGCCTGTCATTTAGATGTCATTcttccttctctcttgtctttcaaCCAGACAGTCAGCACTAATATCCCCTAGAAAATTGCAGAGGTTGttgccttctgctgagtcaggTAATGGTCCaattgtctactctgaccagcAGGACGTGCTCCTAAGGTGTCAGGGAGTCTGATTGTGTCTTGCAACCTGAGATTCATCCATAAGATCCACGGATGAAAGCCATGTTGAAAGCCATGTAAGCATTACCTCCCTCATTACACAATGGGCAATCCAGAACATCTCACACAGGAACAGGAGTAAGGAAATCCGTGCAATTCAGCAATAGAAATGAGTCCTAGGCATGAATGGGAAAGGCAAACTTTGATTGAGATCTCCATGATCAGGAGAATTCACGTTTAAGAACAAAAAAAGAGCCTTGTTGGATTAGGCCAAGAGACCAGCTAGTCCACCActtcttttctcacagtggccagccagatggacaAAGATAGCCAGAAAGCAGGGCCTGAATGCAAAAGCGCTCTCTCCACCTGTGGTTCCAAGGAACTAaccccaacagtggaggcagaacatggccattgtgtctagtagccactgatagcttcatcccccatgaatttgtctaatatattttttaaaaattatccaaGCTGGTTTCCAGAGCTACATCTTTTAggatcaaattccatagtttaactatgtgtggtGTGAAAAAGTCCCTCCTTTAatttgtcctaaatcttccagctTCTTTGGATGACCCTAGTGGGTTTTAGCGTTAGAAAAGCTTCTctttattcactttctccacaccggtCATGATTTTATACGCCTGTCATGACCACCCTTCCTTTTTTGATAAACTAAAAGTCCTCACAGGAGACTTATCCCATCAGCCAGGCTCTAGAAAAATGCTAAGAAATGCTCAGCATGAAAATACTGATTCAGTGGCAAGGCGACTGAGGATTACGATCctcaattgttttttaatatcagTTTTGTAAGGATGGCTGAACTCTCTTCAAATATATATATGATGtactgtatctctctctctctctattcatATATAGAGAGACATAgatatagacagatagatagatgatagatagacagatgatagatagatgatagacatagatagatagatgatagatagatgatagatagatagatgatagatagatagatggatagatagatagatggatagatagatagatagatagatagacatagatagatagatgatagatagatagatagatagatgatagatgatagatagatgatagatagatgatagacagacatagatagatagatgatagacatagatagatagatgatagatagatgatagacagacatagatagatagatgatagatagatagatgatagatagatagatagatagatagatagatagatagatagatagatagatagatagatagacatagatagatagatgatagatagatagatagatgatagatgatagatgatagacagacatagatagatagatgatagacat is a window from the Rhineura floridana isolate rRhiFlo1 chromosome 22, rRhiFlo1.hap2, whole genome shotgun sequence genome containing:
- the LOC133375052 gene encoding keratin, type II cytoskeletal 1-like — encoded protein: MSCQTPICSIPCSSPSIGLGSGGFGSGGGYGGGYGGGYGGGYGGGYGGGYGGGISGGAVSSSSLGIIPGASVGCISQVPPSEVVVQPPPFVLTIPGPILSASCDPVYVGGYSPCASGGYGSGSSGYGYGSSGYGYGSSGSGYGCGGGSSGGYIGGGYKGGNRGHGPSSKCYPC